Proteins from a genomic interval of Schistocerca piceifrons isolate TAMUIC-IGC-003096 chromosome 3, iqSchPice1.1, whole genome shotgun sequence:
- the LOC124787648 gene encoding GDNF-inducible zinc finger protein 1-like: MPNESSLPVWLPNQEIIAREVLLEAERGFVCPECGKKLRSSVTLKRHILDLHRVQTEQFWCKICRKHYRTKTALLCICANIIRMIRGCSPKTCFLLHF, from the coding sequence ATGCCAAATGAATCTTCTCTGCCAGTGTGGCTGCCAAACCAAGAGATAATTGCAAGGGAAGTCCTGTTAGAAGCTGAACGTGGTTTTGTTTGTCCTGAATGTGGCAAAAAGCTGCGCAGCTCTGTTACACTCAAGAGGCACATCCTCGATCTCCACCGGGTGCAGACTGAACAGTTTTGGTGCAAGATATGTAGAAAACATTATCGGACAAAAACAGCCTTGTTGTGCATTTGTGCAAATATCATCCGAATGATAAGGGGTTGTAGTCCAAAGACATGTTTTCTTCTACACTTCTAA